The Echinicola rosea genome has a segment encoding these proteins:
- a CDS encoding VWA domain-containing protein, with the protein MGMFDDLFPIDWGAFHFLRPQLLWGFAGVGLLLLIGLANLREQSSWKRYIAPHLRPYMISKGSGRVKLLMHLLLMTVLGLGVLGLAGPTWKKVELPGQVLETPMVILLDLSQSMMADDIQPSRLERAKFKITDFLDAGPGARVALVGYAGTAHTIVPLTRDYKIIKSHIETLSPKVMPFRGSDLSSALVLADSLMSVTSAPGTVLLFSDDFEGEDFDLVQEFVGAGNRKLAIMPVNTPSGSDVPAFSGKGVLKTDGNPVHSSLNSAVLGQINSLENSAVHSLTLDNSDVELIAKDVRENLKFTEQPEEKKDEWRDVGLLLVIPAALILLMWFRRGWVVFGLAVMLSSCGQKQPVEHFADLWYTRDYQAQKKSNAGDFEAAAKLYDNPLRKGVAFYKAGDYEEAIQAFSQDTSAIGAYNLGLAYFKNGDYAAAQMAFGVAASQDPGLKVAQDSKMQLDKVLSGGGKIDPSQAEEQAENGPAKTRQNKSMEDLSGGGQEATKKDMEKERLSETATTGTRTAKELDEVPDDLKMAGKSDDNQEVLLRKIDDDPARFLQKKFEFEVKRKKMKPDPNEKSW; encoded by the coding sequence ATGGGGATGTTTGATGACTTGTTTCCGATAGATTGGGGAGCCTTTCACTTTTTGAGGCCACAGCTGCTTTGGGGTTTTGCCGGAGTGGGGTTGTTGCTTTTGATAGGCCTGGCCAATTTACGTGAGCAAAGTAGCTGGAAGAGGTACATTGCCCCTCATCTTCGCCCCTATATGATCAGTAAAGGCAGCGGTCGGGTCAAGCTGTTGATGCACCTGTTGTTGATGACGGTGCTGGGCTTAGGTGTCCTAGGGCTGGCGGGGCCGACTTGGAAAAAAGTAGAGCTGCCCGGTCAAGTGCTCGAAACGCCCATGGTGATCCTGCTCGACCTGTCCCAAAGCATGATGGCCGATGATATTCAGCCCAGCCGTCTAGAGCGGGCAAAATTTAAAATAACAGATTTCTTGGATGCGGGACCGGGAGCACGTGTGGCACTGGTGGGCTATGCAGGAACGGCACACACCATAGTGCCACTGACCCGGGATTACAAAATCATCAAAAGCCATATCGAAACACTATCTCCCAAGGTGATGCCTTTCAGGGGATCCGATCTCTCTAGCGCATTGGTGTTGGCCGATAGTCTAATGAGTGTGACCTCGGCCCCTGGTACAGTGCTGTTGTTTTCGGATGATTTTGAAGGGGAAGATTTTGACCTGGTGCAGGAATTTGTAGGTGCAGGAAACCGTAAACTGGCAATCATGCCGGTGAATACTCCTTCGGGAAGTGATGTGCCCGCATTTTCAGGAAAAGGTGTGTTAAAGACCGACGGCAATCCCGTGCATTCATCATTGAATTCCGCAGTACTTGGACAGATCAATTCCCTCGAAAACAGTGCGGTACATTCCCTGACTTTGGATAACAGTGATGTGGAATTGATTGCCAAAGATGTCCGTGAAAACCTGAAATTCACAGAACAACCAGAGGAAAAGAAGGACGAGTGGAGGGATGTCGGCTTGTTGTTGGTCATTCCAGCTGCACTCATTTTGTTGATGTGGTTTCGTAGGGGCTGGGTAGTGTTTGGCTTGGCGGTAATGCTCAGCTCCTGTGGCCAAAAACAGCCCGTGGAGCACTTTGCCGATCTATGGTACACCAGGGATTACCAGGCTCAGAAAAAAAGCAATGCGGGAGATTTTGAGGCGGCGGCAAAATTATATGACAATCCCCTCCGCAAAGGCGTGGCATTTTACAAAGCAGGAGATTATGAGGAAGCGATTCAGGCCTTCAGCCAAGATACCAGTGCCATAGGTGCGTATAACTTGGGATTGGCCTATTTCAAAAACGGTGATTATGCAGCGGCCCAGATGGCATTCGGGGTGGCAGCTTCCCAAGATCCTGGGTTAAAAGTGGCCCAAGACAGTAAAATGCAACTGGACAAGGTGCTTTCTGGCGGAGGTAAAATCGATCCTTCCCAAGCAGAGGAGCAGGCGGAAAACGGCCCTGCCAAAACCAGACAAAACAAAAGCATGGAGGACCTCAGTGGAGGAGGACAGGAAGCAACGAAAAAGGACATGGAGAAAGAACGCTTGTCGGAGACCGCCACTACGGGTACCAGAACCGCCAAGGAGCTGGACGAAGTTCCTGATGATTTGAAGATGGCCGGCAAGTCCGATGATAACCAAGAAGTCCTGCTGCGTAAAATTGATGATGATCCGGCTCGGTTTTTACAAAAGAAATTTGAATTCGAGGTGAAACGCAAAAAAATGAAACCTGATCCCAATGAGAAAAGCTGGTAG
- a CDS encoding OprO/OprP family phosphate-selective porin, producing MGKLCVAVCVWLSFAVTTHAQTASTDSASVDIRHTSKGFQFTTPGNKFQLQIAGRLQFRYAYSSDQDPLNFDDYHAPDQHVFKINRARLKVGGHAYQPWLKYYFEYELGASRLLDFRVMVEKWPWLSFKAGQWKVEYTRERSISSGKQQMLERSLINRPFTIDRQQGVSVYGRIDEGGLADFNYHFSILTGMGREARENDDKKLMYVGKVFWNFLGDGVAISGSDLKHQVLPQASIALAGATNTSPYTRFSSSGGGELIGYQGGAPGQYQVDQWVVETAFQYKSFSWQSEYHRKRINDNYGPEAGHLSGFYVQGGYILNHQDAAAGKPLFEVASRYAHYQPELSLPNNSEEEYTLAFNCFFNGHLNKLTADVSYFDFDQMSQNREANDWRVRVQYDFSF from the coding sequence ATGGGCAAACTGTGTGTTGCTGTCTGTGTGTGGCTGTCGTTTGCTGTGACTACCCATGCCCAGACCGCATCAACAGATTCGGCAAGTGTGGATATCAGGCACACTTCTAAGGGATTCCAATTTACCACTCCGGGAAATAAATTTCAACTTCAAATTGCCGGTAGGTTGCAATTTCGGTATGCCTATTCTTCTGATCAGGACCCGTTGAATTTTGATGATTATCATGCACCAGACCAACATGTGTTCAAGATCAATCGGGCCAGGCTAAAAGTAGGAGGGCATGCATACCAGCCTTGGTTAAAATATTACTTTGAATATGAGCTTGGTGCCAGCAGGCTTTTGGACTTCAGGGTAATGGTCGAGAAATGGCCGTGGTTAAGTTTTAAGGCAGGCCAATGGAAAGTAGAGTATACTCGTGAGCGATCCATCAGCAGTGGGAAACAGCAAATGCTGGAGCGTTCCCTTATCAATAGGCCTTTTACCATCGATCGCCAGCAGGGTGTTTCAGTGTACGGAAGGATAGATGAAGGGGGATTGGCTGACTTCAATTACCACTTTTCGATACTGACAGGTATGGGTCGGGAAGCAAGGGAAAATGATGATAAAAAGCTCATGTACGTCGGGAAGGTATTTTGGAATTTCCTTGGCGATGGGGTAGCCATTTCCGGCTCCGACCTAAAGCACCAAGTATTGCCCCAGGCTTCAATAGCCCTTGCGGGAGCTACCAATACCAGCCCATATACCCGTTTTTCATCCAGCGGTGGAGGGGAATTGATAGGCTATCAAGGTGGAGCCCCTGGCCAGTATCAGGTGGACCAGTGGGTAGTGGAAACTGCCTTTCAGTATAAATCATTTAGCTGGCAAAGCGAGTATCACAGAAAGCGGATAAATGACAATTATGGACCTGAAGCTGGACATTTGTCTGGTTTCTATGTGCAAGGTGGCTATATTTTAAATCATCAAGATGCCGCTGCGGGCAAGCCCTTATTTGAAGTGGCTTCCAGGTATGCCCATTATCAACCGGAACTTAGCCTGCCAAACAACAGCGAAGAAGAATACACCTTGGCGTTTAATTGTTTCTTTAATGGCCACCTCAATAAGCTAACTGCTGACGTGTCTTATTTTGATTTTGACCAAATGTCCCAAAACCGGGAAGCAAATGATTGGCGAGTGAGGGTGCAGTATGACTTCTCATTTTAA
- a CDS encoding DUF4381 domain-containing protein, with translation MMVRQDTLATDSLAQIAAGLKLGPLQEPEAVSFTFETIGWPILGGLGLLGIVVLVVLQVRAYHKNRYRREALAELENVASGKRPLFYSFVLLKRTAMHAYGRDTVGQMYGKSWYTFLDKKAQGVGFMALEERIDRLIYQDELPEEQVKTAIITNTKKWIKDHATR, from the coding sequence ATGATGGTAAGACAAGATACGTTGGCTACCGATTCATTGGCGCAAATCGCTGCCGGACTTAAGCTGGGACCCTTGCAGGAGCCGGAGGCGGTGTCCTTTACTTTTGAGACCATTGGCTGGCCTATTTTGGGTGGGCTGGGGTTGTTGGGGATTGTGGTGTTGGTGGTTTTGCAGGTGCGGGCATATCATAAAAACCGGTACCGTCGGGAAGCCCTTGCTGAACTGGAAAATGTGGCCAGCGGAAAGCGTCCTTTGTTTTACAGTTTTGTGTTGCTGAAGCGTACGGCGATGCATGCTTACGGACGTGACACGGTAGGACAAATGTACGGAAAGTCTTGGTACACCTTTTTGGACAAAAAAGCCCAAGGGGTTGGCTTCATGGCGCTAGAGGAGCGGATAGACCGGCTGATTTACCAAGATGAACTGCCTGAAGAGCAAGTAAAGACAGCCATTATTACCAACACTAAAAAGTGGATCAAAGATCATGCTACCCGCTAA
- a CDS encoding ribose-phosphate pyrophosphokinase produces MPEVKLFAGTNTKKLADSIAGNYGQELGAMTLSKFSDGEMSPSFDESVRGCHVFLIQSTNPNADNLLELCLMIDAAKRASAYKVCAVVPYYGYARQDRKDRPRVSIAAKLIANMIMSAGADRIMTCDLHAGQIQGFFDIPLDHLNGSAIFVPYLKSLDLGDNLIFASPDVGGVSRARAYAKHFEVDMVVCDKHRKRANEVASMQVIGDVEGKDVVLVDDLVDTAGTMCKAAEILLDKGANSVRAIATHGVLSGKAYENIENSKLSELVITDTIPIKKESSKIKVLTVAELFAKAIHAVTGNDSISALFV; encoded by the coding sequence ATGCCCGAGGTTAAACTCTTTGCCGGAACCAACACAAAAAAACTGGCAGATTCCATTGCAGGAAATTACGGACAAGAATTAGGAGCCATGACCCTCTCCAAATTCAGCGATGGGGAAATGTCTCCCAGCTTTGACGAGTCCGTCAGGGGATGCCACGTGTTTTTGATTCAGTCCACCAATCCAAATGCGGACAATCTTCTAGAGCTTTGCCTCATGATCGATGCCGCCAAAAGAGCAAGTGCCTATAAGGTCTGTGCCGTAGTACCCTATTATGGATATGCCCGCCAGGACCGAAAAGACCGTCCTCGTGTATCCATAGCAGCCAAGCTAATAGCCAACATGATCATGTCTGCCGGTGCCGACAGAATCATGACCTGTGACTTACATGCTGGACAAATCCAAGGTTTTTTTGATATTCCTTTGGATCATTTGAATGGTTCCGCTATCTTTGTGCCCTATTTGAAAAGCCTGGATTTGGGCGACAACCTGATTTTTGCTTCCCCGGACGTCGGAGGAGTAAGCAGGGCAAGGGCTTACGCCAAGCATTTCGAAGTGGATATGGTGGTCTGCGACAAACATCGTAAGCGTGCCAACGAAGTGGCTTCCATGCAAGTGATCGGCGACGTAGAAGGGAAAGATGTAGTTTTGGTCGATGATTTGGTGGATACTGCAGGCACCATGTGCAAGGCCGCAGAAATACTCCTTGACAAAGGAGCCAATTCTGTCAGGGCGATCGCAACACACGGCGTCTTGTCTGGAAAGGCATATGAGAATATTGAAAATTCCAAATTGTCAGAACTGGTCATCACCGATACCATTCCGATCAAAAAAGAGTCTTCAAAGATCAAAGTCCTTACCGTAGCAGAGTTGTTCGCCAAGGCCATCCATGCAGTGACCGGAAATGATTCGATCAGTGCTTTATTTGTATAG
- a CDS encoding aminopeptidase P family protein, translating to MFNKEIYIERRAKLRAKMGSGQLLFLGNDEASVNFKHNWYPYRQDSTFLYYFGISLPGLVGVIDCDGGKDYIFGNDYEIDDIVWTGPQPTVAELGEQVGVENTASLKKLSDIIKGDCHILPPYRGEHVLKLRELLGKTVEEIEGMPSEKFIQAVANQRNIKSSEELAEMDEAVSRTSAVHLAVMKAARAGMKEYELVAVATSVARSYNASLAFPPIATINGQTLHNHYYGNTLKEGDIMLFDSGAESTEFYAGDMTRTFPVSAKFDARQRELYEIVYNAHRAAVESLRPGKRFLDVHLLAAETLVEGLKGAGLMKGNAKDAVAAGAHTMFFQCGLGHMMGLDVHDMENLGEQYVGYTASLKKSTEFGLKSLRLGKELETGNVITVEPGIYIIPELIDMYKAEGKFKDFIHYDKLDTYRDFGGIRVEEDLVITDKGADLLGTPLPIAPDEVENVRKEALS from the coding sequence ATGTTCAATAAAGAGATTTATATAGAAAGAAGGGCCAAGCTTAGAGCTAAAATGGGCAGTGGCCAGTTGTTGTTTTTAGGGAACGATGAAGCCAGTGTCAATTTCAAACACAATTGGTACCCGTACAGACAGGACAGTACCTTTCTCTATTATTTTGGGATTTCGCTGCCTGGCCTCGTTGGCGTGATTGATTGTGATGGCGGTAAAGACTATATTTTTGGAAACGATTACGAAATAGACGATATCGTATGGACTGGACCTCAACCTACTGTCGCCGAACTGGGCGAACAAGTGGGGGTGGAGAATACCGCGTCATTGAAAAAGTTGTCTGATATTATCAAAGGAGATTGTCATATTCTTCCTCCATACAGGGGAGAACATGTACTGAAGCTTCGCGAATTGCTGGGCAAAACCGTAGAGGAGATAGAAGGCATGCCTTCAGAGAAGTTTATTCAGGCAGTGGCCAATCAGCGAAATATCAAGTCATCAGAGGAGCTGGCCGAAATGGATGAAGCCGTGAGCAGGACTTCTGCCGTTCATCTTGCAGTGATGAAAGCGGCTAGGGCTGGAATGAAGGAATATGAATTGGTAGCCGTGGCTACGAGCGTGGCCAGGTCGTATAATGCCTCGCTTGCATTTCCTCCGATTGCGACGATCAATGGGCAGACCTTGCACAATCATTATTATGGGAATACGCTGAAGGAAGGAGATATCATGTTGTTTGACTCTGGAGCAGAATCCACCGAGTTTTACGCGGGCGATATGACCAGGACCTTTCCAGTAAGTGCTAAGTTTGATGCACGACAAAGGGAGCTATACGAAATCGTGTATAATGCACACCGCGCAGCAGTGGAATCCCTTCGTCCGGGCAAGCGTTTTCTAGATGTTCATTTGCTGGCTGCAGAAACGTTGGTGGAAGGCCTCAAAGGTGCCGGCCTAATGAAGGGAAATGCAAAGGATGCAGTGGCTGCTGGTGCGCATACCATGTTCTTCCAGTGCGGTTTGGGCCATATGATGGGACTGGATGTTCACGATATGGAAAACTTAGGCGAGCAATATGTAGGCTATACAGCATCGCTTAAAAAATCCACGGAATTTGGCCTGAAATCACTTCGGTTAGGAAAAGAACTTGAAACTGGCAATGTCATTACGGTAGAGCCGGGGATTTATATCATTCCTGAACTCATTGATATGTACAAGGCTGAGGGTAAGTTTAAAGATTTTATCCATTACGATAAACTGGATACTTACCGTGACTTTGGAGGAATCCGTGTCGAGGAGGATTTGGTGATCACTGACAAAGGTGCAGACCTACTCGGTACTCCACTGCCTATAGCGCCAGATGAAGTGGAAAACGTTCGCAAGGAAGCATTGTCCTAA
- a CDS encoding VWA domain-containing protein — MLPANFEIGYPWMFWLLPLPILLFFILPPLRIKSPSLQYPGFEKALDYTGDKPRRSALVKRRNFFNWLILILGWVLVVVTLSSPQLVGEPQMKVKTSRNFLITADISFSMAQKDWEVNGEKVRRWDAVKSLMHDFIEKRKGDRMGLVFFATNAYVQAPFTPDLGTVDQMLEEADVGMAGQMTHIGKAITKGIDMFDQDTIKTKVMLLLTDGVDAGTDVLPLDGADMAKQDSVIIYTIGIGNPGDSGSDLDEKTLQQIAEMTGGRYFLAKDAGQLQQIYQEVDTLEPIEYEEEEHRPVTLLYMYPLAAAMMLLFMASLLNNLGGVIKKGMNKDGDV; from the coding sequence ATGCTACCCGCTAATTTCGAAATCGGCTATCCTTGGATGTTTTGGCTGTTGCCATTGCCCATACTGCTGTTTTTTATCTTGCCTCCACTGCGGATAAAAAGCCCGTCGCTGCAATATCCCGGGTTTGAAAAGGCCTTGGATTATACGGGGGACAAGCCACGACGGTCGGCATTGGTCAAAAGACGTAATTTTTTCAATTGGCTGATATTGATCTTGGGATGGGTATTGGTCGTGGTGACCCTTTCTTCGCCCCAGCTCGTGGGAGAGCCCCAAATGAAAGTGAAAACTTCACGGAATTTTCTGATCACAGCAGATATTTCATTCAGTATGGCCCAAAAGGACTGGGAGGTAAATGGTGAAAAAGTAAGAAGATGGGATGCGGTAAAGTCCCTGATGCATGATTTTATTGAAAAGCGAAAAGGGGACCGAATGGGCTTGGTTTTTTTTGCGACCAATGCCTATGTCCAAGCGCCTTTTACACCTGATCTGGGCACGGTGGATCAGATGCTGGAGGAAGCGGATGTGGGCATGGCGGGGCAGATGACCCATATCGGAAAGGCCATCACGAAAGGCATTGATATGTTTGATCAGGATACGATCAAGACCAAGGTGATGTTATTGCTGACAGACGGTGTGGATGCAGGGACGGATGTGTTGCCACTGGATGGGGCAGACATGGCCAAACAGGACTCGGTGATCATCTATACCATCGGCATCGGTAATCCGGGCGATTCCGGATCAGACCTGGATGAGAAGACCTTGCAGCAAATTGCGGAAATGACGGGCGGAAGGTATTTTCTCGCAAAAGATGCGGGGCAGTTGCAACAAATCTACCAGGAAGTGGATACGCTGGAGCCGATCGAGTATGAAGAAGAGGAGCACCGCCCGGTGACTTTATTGTACATGTATCCTTTGGCGGCAGCCATGATGTTGCTATTCATGGCCAGTTTGCTGAATAATTTGGGAGGCGTAATAAAAAAAGGAATGAACAAAGATGGGGATGTTTGA
- a CDS encoding AAA family ATPase — translation MTANESIKELKTRMSASIIGQDTLIERIILVLLADGNMLLEGLPGLAKTRAIKTLSKELDCGLSRIQFTPDLLPSDITGTEIYQPELKEKFVFQQGPIFNNLILADEINRAPAKVQSALLEAMEERQVSVAGKTYAMDPLFMVMATQNPVEQEGTYPLPEAQMDRFLMHVIIDYPDDAAELAILRLNREEQKKTTGEEKERLSPEVIFAARQEIATVKISEAMEKYIVDIISASRYPQKYSEELDSWIEFGASPRGSIAIDRASRTHAWMQGRDHVTPEDIRAVVHDCLRHRLILSYEANAEGVTADKVLEELIGKVAVVA, via the coding sequence ATGACAGCAAATGAATCAATAAAGGAACTTAAGACACGGATGTCAGCCTCCATCATCGGGCAGGATACACTGATCGAAAGGATTATTTTGGTGTTGTTGGCCGATGGCAATATGCTTTTGGAAGGCTTGCCGGGCTTGGCCAAGACACGGGCGATCAAGACGCTTTCCAAAGAACTTGACTGTGGATTGAGCAGGATACAGTTTACACCGGACTTGTTGCCTTCTGATATTACCGGGACGGAGATTTACCAACCTGAGCTAAAGGAGAAATTTGTTTTCCAACAAGGCCCGATTTTCAATAACCTGATCTTGGCCGATGAGATCAACCGCGCCCCTGCCAAGGTGCAGTCGGCATTGCTTGAAGCCATGGAAGAGCGACAGGTGTCGGTAGCTGGGAAGACCTATGCCATGGATCCGCTGTTTATGGTCATGGCCACCCAAAACCCCGTGGAGCAGGAAGGGACTTATCCACTTCCCGAAGCCCAGATGGACCGTTTTCTGATGCACGTGATCATTGACTATCCAGATGATGCTGCCGAGCTGGCCATTCTCCGGCTCAATCGGGAGGAGCAGAAAAAGACCACTGGGGAAGAAAAGGAACGGCTGAGCCCTGAGGTGATTTTTGCGGCAAGGCAGGAAATCGCCACCGTGAAGATTTCAGAAGCCATGGAAAAGTACATTGTGGATATAATCTCCGCCAGTCGGTACCCCCAAAAATACAGTGAAGAATTGGATAGCTGGATTGAGTTTGGTGCCAGCCCAAGAGGAAGCATCGCCATAGACAGGGCTTCCAGGACCCATGCTTGGATGCAAGGACGTGACCATGTCACTCCAGAGGATATCCGGGCAGTGGTGCACGACTGCTTGCGCCATCGCTTGATCCTAAGCTATGAGGCCAATGCAGAAGGCGTGACAGCAGACAAGGTGTTGGAGGAATTGATCGGTAAAGTAGCCGTGGTAGCATAA
- a CDS encoding COG2426 family protein — protein MINIIIHTFLLSISPFGESRVGIPYGVLNGLHPVTALGVGLIANLLVFPIMMFLIDNFNNRLWKYRMYKSQSVKLMRRAKSGVGDKIQKYGFWGLMMFVMIPLPFTGVYMGTIAAYIFKLPRASSFIAISIGAVISCLILAFGSHLGSLIPGVL, from the coding sequence ATGATTAATATAATAATCCATACTTTTTTACTCAGCATATCTCCCTTTGGTGAATCCAGGGTGGGGATTCCTTATGGAGTCCTGAATGGCCTCCACCCAGTGACGGCTCTTGGGGTAGGCCTTATTGCCAATTTATTGGTATTTCCCATCATGATGTTTTTGATTGACAATTTTAATAATCGTCTTTGGAAATACCGCATGTACAAAAGCCAGTCGGTAAAACTGATGCGCCGTGCCAAGAGTGGTGTAGGTGATAAGATCCAAAAATATGGCTTTTGGGGCTTGATGATGTTTGTGATGATACCGCTGCCTTTTACAGGAGTATATATGGGAACCATTGCGGCCTATATTTTTAAGTTGCCGCGAGCATCTTCATTTATAGCCATTAGCATTGGGGCAGTGATCTCTTGTTTGATCTTGGCGTTTGGCTCGCATCTGGGAAGTTTGATTCCCGGAGTATTGTAG
- a CDS encoding DUF58 domain-containing protein, with the protein MASSQQKYPKDVFTSLEELLRMEYLAHHFSLQARKQKVNTILAGKHASKLRGRGLDFEEVRNYVKGDDIRNIDWKVTARTQQTHTRVFTEEKEKPALIVVDQSKSMFFGSQKRTKAVVAAELAAMLAFRVLKEGDRVGGVVFADEGIDIVFPKRDRKNILRLLEKIVSRNHELATSQAIDFDMALKEVVARIRNIVTHDFLVFFIGDFHRYSPQTIKYLKQIAQHNDVVVAKVFDPMEREIPKSKFVAGNLQYQVSIDGRKKPLQKQFEEGFDADLTAFEATLKKHKIPVFSVDTVTPIESQIKTYFKKGKR; encoded by the coding sequence ATGGCCAGTAGTCAACAGAAATATCCCAAAGATGTATTCACCTCCCTGGAGGAGTTGCTTAGGATGGAGTACCTGGCGCATCATTTTAGCCTTCAGGCCAGAAAGCAGAAAGTAAATACCATTTTGGCAGGCAAACATGCCTCCAAGCTCAGGGGGAGGGGATTGGATTTTGAGGAGGTAAGGAATTACGTAAAGGGAGATGATATTCGCAATATCGATTGGAAAGTCACCGCTCGAACACAGCAAACGCACACGCGGGTCTTTACCGAAGAAAAAGAAAAACCGGCACTCATTGTGGTGGACCAGTCAAAATCCATGTTTTTTGGTTCCCAAAAGCGCACAAAAGCGGTGGTGGCTGCTGAACTTGCCGCAATGCTGGCTTTCCGCGTACTCAAGGAAGGGGATCGCGTGGGGGGAGTGGTCTTCGCAGATGAGGGAATAGACATTGTTTTTCCTAAGCGCGACCGTAAAAATATTCTTCGTTTATTGGAAAAAATTGTTTCCAGAAACCATGAGTTGGCTACTTCACAGGCTATTGATTTTGATATGGCGCTCAAGGAGGTTGTTGCCCGAATCAGGAATATCGTTACCCATGATTTCTTAGTTTTTTTTATTGGTGATTTTCACCGCTATTCTCCCCAGACTATCAAATACCTCAAGCAGATCGCCCAGCACAATGATGTGGTAGTGGCCAAGGTGTTTGACCCCATGGAGCGGGAGATTCCCAAATCAAAATTTGTCGCGGGAAACCTCCAGTACCAAGTGAGCATCGATGGCCGCAAAAAGCCTTTACAAAAGCAATTTGAAGAAGGTTTTGATGCGGATCTAACGGCTTTTGAGGCGACCTTGAAAAAACATAAGATACCTGTCTTCAGTGTGGACACGGTAACGCCAATCGAAAGCCAAATCAAAACTTATTTTAAAAAAGGAAAGCGATGA
- a CDS encoding arylsulfatase: MFKKILVTCFLAASSWQIAEAQEKPNVLVIWGDDIGWSNVGFNNNGMMGYKTPNIDRIANEGAVFTDWYGQQSCTAGRAAFILGQHPFRTGLLTIGMPGDSHGIQESQPTIADLLKPQGYATGQFGKNHLGDQDEHLPTNHGFDEFFGNLYHLNAEEEPEGYYYPDDPEFRKKFGPRGVIHSTADGSIEDTGPLTKQRMETVDDEFENAAIEFIEKAHADGKPFFVWLSATRMHVWTHLKEESDGVTGIGLYPDGMVEHDKAVGRILDKLDELGITDNTIVMYSTDNGAEKVTWPDGGSTPFRGEKGTTWEGGFRVPTAIRWPGVIEPGTVYNDIFSHEDMMPTILAAAGEPNIKEKVLNGYQANGKTFKQHLDGYNMMPFFKGEVEESPRKEIFYFDAGANLNAIRYGMWKIHFTIMEGDITQAYRKSPSWPLIVNLRADPYEVSPDSRMYVRWYGENMWLFVPAQRYAAEFLSTFKDFPPQTGSSLSIDKVVEQMGTSPRN; the protein is encoded by the coding sequence ATGTTTAAGAAAATTTTAGTGACTTGCTTTTTGGCGGCCAGTAGCTGGCAAATAGCAGAAGCACAGGAAAAGCCCAATGTCCTGGTGATCTGGGGCGATGACATTGGCTGGTCCAATGTGGGCTTCAATAACAATGGCATGATGGGGTACAAGACACCTAACATCGACCGAATAGCCAATGAAGGAGCCGTGTTTACGGACTGGTACGGTCAGCAATCGTGTACTGCAGGAAGGGCGGCATTTATTCTTGGTCAGCACCCATTCAGGACGGGTTTGCTCACGATTGGGATGCCGGGAGATAGCCATGGGATCCAAGAATCGCAGCCGACTATTGCCGATCTACTCAAGCCACAGGGTTATGCTACGGGCCAATTTGGTAAAAACCACTTAGGAGACCAGGATGAACACTTGCCTACCAACCACGGATTTGACGAGTTTTTTGGAAACCTGTATCACTTGAATGCAGAAGAGGAGCCGGAAGGATATTACTATCCGGATGATCCTGAGTTTAGAAAGAAATTCGGCCCAAGGGGCGTGATCCACAGTACCGCTGATGGCAGCATCGAAGATACGGGCCCTTTGACCAAACAACGTATGGAAACCGTTGATGATGAGTTTGAGAACGCTGCTATTGAGTTTATCGAAAAGGCCCATGCAGACGGCAAGCCTTTCTTTGTGTGGTTGAGTGCTACGCGTATGCACGTTTGGACACACCTGAAAGAGGAAAGCGATGGGGTGACCGGTATTGGGCTATATCCTGACGGCATGGTAGAGCATGACAAGGCTGTGGGAAGAATCCTCGATAAACTGGATGAGCTGGGCATTACTGATAATACGATCGTGATGTATTCTACGGATAACGGTGCAGAGAAAGTTACTTGGCCTGATGGTGGCAGTACTCCTTTCCGTGGTGAAAAAGGAACCACTTGGGAAGGTGGCTTTCGTGTCCCTACGGCCATCCGCTGGCCAGGAGTGATCGAGCCAGGTACGGTTTACAATGACATCTTCAGCCATGAGGACATGATGCCTACTATTTTGGCTGCTGCTGGTGAGCCGAATATCAAGGAAAAAGTACTGAATGGCTATCAAGCCAATGGGAAGACGTTTAAGCAACACTTGGATGGCTACAATATGATGCCGTTTTTTAAGGGTGAAGTAGAAGAGTCGCCTCGAAAAGAAATCTTCTATTTTGATGCTGGTGCCAATCTAAATGCCATTCGCTATGGCATGTGGAAAATTCACTTTACCATTATGGAAGGAGATATTACCCAGGCATACAGAAAGTCTCCAAGCTGGCCACTGATTGTAAACCTACGGGCGGATCCGTATGAGGTTTCCCCGGATTCCAGAATGTATGTTCGTTGGTATGGTGAGAACATGTGGCTCTTTGTGCCGGCACAGCGTTACGCTGCTGAGTTCTTGTCCACCTTCAAGGATTTTCCTCCACAGACAGGATCTTCTCTGTCCATCGATAAGGTGGTGGAACAAATGGGAACCTCTCCAAGAAACTAA